One Gemmatimonadaceae bacterium genomic region harbors:
- a CDS encoding tryptophanase produces the protein MKFTTIIEPFRIKTVEPIRQTTDAQRAAAIRAAHYNVFQLNAEDVLIDLLTDSGTGAMSVYQWAGMMKGDESYAGGRSFHAFVKSVTEITGFRHVIPTHQGRAAEHIITRAMLGHGSIVPNNTHFDTTRANVEHCGAAALNLPIHEGHEPQTIHPFKGNMDVAALERVLHDNPGNVPLVMITVTNNSEGGQPVSMENIRRTSEICRRYGVPFFIDACRFAENAWFIKTREPGYADKSPLEIAQEMFRLADGCTMSAKKDGMANIGGFLAMNDDALALTCRNSLILTEGFPTYGGLAGYDLEAIAVGLYEALDPDYLHYRIRSVEYLAEKMIAAGIPIVRPAGGHALYLDAKSWLPHIPQHEFPGWALSVALYVEGGIRAAEIGSVMFGRQPDGTERAADLELVRLAFPRRVYTQSHMDYVAEVLLYLNSIAHEIRGVRIVEQPAALRHFTAKFEPMPR, from the coding sequence ATGAAGTTCACCACCATCATCGAACCGTTCCGCATCAAGACGGTCGAACCCATTCGGCAAACCACCGACGCGCAGCGTGCCGCGGCCATTCGCGCCGCACACTACAACGTCTTCCAGTTGAACGCCGAGGACGTGCTCATCGACCTGCTGACCGATTCGGGCACCGGAGCCATGTCGGTGTACCAGTGGGCCGGCATGATGAAGGGCGACGAATCATATGCGGGCGGTCGCTCCTTTCACGCCTTCGTGAAATCGGTCACCGAGATCACCGGCTTCCGGCATGTGATCCCCACGCACCAGGGCCGCGCCGCCGAGCATATCATTACACGCGCCATGCTGGGGCATGGCTCGATCGTGCCCAACAACACGCACTTCGATACCACACGGGCCAACGTCGAACACTGCGGTGCCGCGGCGCTCAATCTGCCCATTCATGAAGGGCATGAACCGCAAACCATCCATCCGTTCAAGGGGAACATGGATGTGGCGGCGCTGGAACGGGTGCTGCACGACAATCCGGGCAACGTGCCGCTGGTGATGATCACGGTCACCAACAACTCCGAAGGCGGGCAACCGGTGAGCATGGAGAACATCCGTCGCACGTCGGAGATATGCCGTCGCTACGGCGTGCCGTTTTTCATCGATGCCTGTCGCTTCGCCGAAAATGCCTGGTTCATCAAGACCCGTGAACCCGGCTACGCCGACAAATCGCCGCTGGAAATTGCGCAGGAGATGTTCCGCCTCGCCGATGGCTGCACCATGAGCGCCAAGAAGGACGGCATGGCCAACATCGGCGGATTTCTCGCCATGAATGACGATGCGCTGGCGCTCACCTGCCGCAATTCACTCATCCTCACCGAGGGGTTTCCCACCTACGGCGGACTGGCCGGGTACGATCTGGAAGCCATCGCCGTCGGGTTGTACGAGGCGCTCGACCCGGATTATCTGCACTACCGCATTCGGTCGGTGGAATATCTGGCCGAGAAGATGATTGCGGCGGGAATTCCCATTGTGCGCCCGGCGGGCGGCCACGCGCTGTACCTGGATGCCAAGAGCTGGCTCCCGCACATCCCGCAACACGAGTTCCCGGGATGGGCGCTGTCTGTCGCGCTCTATGTCGAGGGCGGTATCCGCGCCGCCGAGATCGGCTCGGTGATGTTCGGTCGTCAACCCGACGGCACCGAACGCGCCGCCGATCTCGAACTCGTACGCCTGGCATTCCCGCGGCGCGTGTATACGCAAAGCCACATGGACTATGTCGCTGAAGTGCTCCTCTATCTGAACAGCATCGCCCATGAGATCCGAGGCGTGCGCATCGTGGAGCAGCCGGCCGCACTCCGTCACTTCACCGCAAAGTTCGAACCTATGCCCCGCTAG
- a CDS encoding tyrosine phenol-lyase produces the protein MHNGSVIVSRHRSWAEPWKIKVVEPIHMTTAADRDVHIREAGYNTFLLRSADVYIDLLTDSGTNAMSDRQWAGMMMGDEAYAGSRNFYALEEAVRSHYGFPELIPTHQGRGAENILSKILIKPGDHVPGNMYFTTTRLHQELAGATFHDVIIDAAHDPSSDHPFKGDVDLEKLDALVRAVGADHVPYISVAATVNLAGGQPIQLSNLRAVAEYCHERGILVILDATRAVENAWFIQQREPGMHGYTVAAILKMMCEYADGATMSGKKDSLVNIGGWLGLRDASLAEKARGLVVVYEGLHTYGGLAGRDMEAMAIGISESVQEDHIRSRIGQVHYLGQRLIDAGVPVVHPLGGHAVFLDAAAILSHLPREQFPAQALAAALYLESGVRSMERGTVSAGRDSTTGENRYPALELVRLTIPRRVYTQAHMDVVAESVTEVFSARSYVRGLRFTYEPELLRFFQARFDVVPEVV, from the coding sequence ATCCATAACGGGAGTGTCATCGTGTCACGCCATCGTAGCTGGGCTGAACCCTGGAAAATCAAAGTCGTCGAACCGATTCACATGACGACCGCCGCCGACCGCGACGTGCACATCCGCGAAGCCGGCTACAACACCTTCCTCCTCCGTTCGGCTGATGTCTACATCGACCTGCTGACTGACTCCGGCACCAACGCCATGTCGGATCGGCAGTGGGCCGGCATGATGATGGGCGATGAGGCCTATGCCGGATCGAGGAATTTCTACGCGCTTGAGGAGGCGGTGCGATCGCACTACGGATTTCCCGAGCTCATTCCCACGCATCAGGGGCGTGGCGCCGAGAACATCCTGTCCAAGATCCTCATCAAGCCCGGCGACCATGTGCCGGGCAACATGTACTTCACCACCACGCGACTGCATCAGGAACTGGCGGGTGCCACGTTTCACGACGTGATCATCGATGCCGCGCATGACCCATCGTCGGACCATCCCTTCAAGGGCGATGTCGACCTGGAGAAACTTGACGCCCTGGTTCGCGCCGTGGGGGCGGACCATGTGCCGTACATTTCGGTCGCCGCCACGGTGAATTTGGCGGGTGGACAGCCCATACAACTGTCCAACCTGCGCGCCGTGGCCGAATACTGTCATGAACGGGGGATCCTCGTCATTCTCGACGCCACGCGCGCCGTGGAGAACGCGTGGTTCATTCAGCAACGCGAACCCGGCATGCACGGCTATACGGTGGCCGCCATCCTCAAGATGATGTGCGAATACGCGGATGGCGCGACCATGTCCGGCAAGAAGGATTCGCTGGTGAACATCGGCGGGTGGCTGGGACTGCGCGACGCATCGCTTGCCGAAAAGGCGCGCGGCCTCGTGGTGGTCTATGAGGGGCTGCACACCTATGGCGGACTGGCCGGTCGCGACATGGAGGCCATGGCCATCGGCATCAGCGAGTCAGTGCAGGAAGACCATATCCGGAGCCGGATCGGCCAGGTGCACTACCTCGGCCAGCGGTTGATCGACGCCGGCGTTCCGGTCGTGCATCCGTTGGGCGGACACGCCGTGTTTCTCGATGCGGCGGCCATCCTGTCGCACCTGCCGCGCGAACAGTTTCCCGCTCAGGCCCTGGCAGCCGCACTCTATCTCGAATCCGGCGTGCGCTCGATGGAACGAGGCACTGTCTCCGCGGGTCGCGACTCGACAACCGGCGAAAATCGGTATCCGGCGCTTGAACTTGTTCGACTCACCATTCCACGTCGCGTCTACACGCAGGCGCACATGGACGTGGTGGCCGAAAGCGTGACCGAGGTGTTCAGCGCGCGGAGTTATGTCCGCGGACTGCGTTTCACGTATGAGCCCGAGCTGCTGCGCTTCTTCCAGGCCAGGTTCGATGTGGTCCCGGAGGTCGTGTAA
- a CDS encoding Crp/Fnr family transcriptional regulator, whose protein sequence is MPDALLSVVESHPFVAGLEPRHIQKLASMARDMCFDTGVVIFPEGDSGREFYLLVKGMVGLEITSHGGVLRVQTLYAGDEFGWSAVLTGKSKVLQARALSRADVLVFDGVELLEAFKEDPAFGLAFTMRLLGVVSERLSATREQLLDFYAPESKRAGT, encoded by the coding sequence ATGCCGGACGCCCTGCTGTCAGTCGTGGAGTCGCACCCGTTCGTCGCCGGACTGGAACCGCGACACATCCAGAAGCTGGCCTCGATGGCTCGTGATATGTGCTTCGACACGGGCGTGGTGATCTTCCCCGAGGGCGATAGCGGTCGCGAGTTCTATCTGTTGGTCAAGGGCATGGTCGGCCTTGAGATCACGTCACACGGCGGGGTGCTGCGCGTGCAGACGCTGTACGCCGGCGATGAATTCGGCTGGTCGGCGGTATTGACCGGGAAAAGCAAGGTATTGCAGGCACGGGCACTCAGTCGCGCCGACGTGCTGGTGTTCGACGGCGTCGAATTGCTGGAAGCCTTCAAGGAAGACCCCGCGTTTGGCCTCGCCTTCACCATGCGCCTGCTTGGCGTGGTGTCCGAACGGCTCTCCGCGACGCGCGAGCAGTTGCTGGACTTCTACGCGCCGGAGTCGAAGCGCGCGGGGACGTAA
- a CDS encoding NADH-quinone oxidoreductase subunit N yields the protein MNSQLTFSAMLPEHLLLLGIVLMLAIEIVGKYSRLALWVAVATVAAATGVAASMYASGFSGAPFPGQFSVAPQTLLAKIVVLGLALPVLLMSRDDFDGGEFPALLLSSLYGVCLLISADSFLIMFLGLELMSLPVYALIVLAFRRPESAESALKYLVLGGTATAMFLMGVSLLFGGSGSMEISTFATALGATDLMSRAAVVLILLAFFLKAAIVPFHAWAPDAYEGASVTVTAYMATIIKAGVLLAIVRLFATAPVVSPVADLLAIFPLVSIVWGNLTAMRQPSFRRMIAYSSIAHAGYLFYALLGDGEGRFQAVLFYVVAYGTLNALAFTALPASDNDAERDRLDNLKGLWHRNPFAASVIAIAMLSLAGIPPFPGFVAKFLIFKNVLAAGYTTYAVIGLIGSYLGIYFYLRVIQLMFMSADATAATADSAVAYSDRPAGVFARGASLLCLVAMLLLAIFPGWMLERV from the coding sequence ATGAACAGTCAACTCACGTTCTCCGCCATGTTGCCCGAGCATCTGCTGCTGCTGGGTATCGTGCTGATGCTGGCGATCGAGATTGTCGGGAAGTATTCGCGACTCGCGTTGTGGGTGGCGGTGGCGACGGTGGCCGCGGCCACCGGCGTTGCGGCCTCGATGTATGCCAGCGGGTTCAGTGGGGCGCCGTTCCCCGGACAGTTCTCGGTTGCGCCACAGACGCTGCTGGCCAAGATCGTCGTGCTGGGGCTGGCGTTGCCGGTGTTGCTGATGTCGCGCGACGATTTTGACGGCGGCGAATTCCCGGCCTTGCTGTTGTCGTCGCTGTACGGCGTGTGCCTGCTGATCTCGGCCGACAGCTTCCTGATCATGTTCCTGGGTCTCGAGCTGATGTCGTTGCCGGTATATGCACTGATCGTGCTGGCCTTTCGGCGCCCGGAGAGTGCCGAATCGGCGCTCAAGTATCTGGTGCTTGGCGGCACGGCGACGGCGATGTTCCTGATGGGCGTCTCCCTGTTGTTCGGTGGATCGGGTTCCATGGAGATCTCGACGTTTGCCACCGCGTTGGGTGCGACCGACCTCATGTCGCGCGCGGCCGTGGTGCTGATCCTGCTGGCGTTCTTCCTCAAGGCTGCGATCGTGCCGTTCCACGCCTGGGCGCCGGATGCGTACGAAGGCGCCAGCGTGACGGTCACGGCGTACATGGCGACGATCATCAAAGCGGGTGTGCTGCTGGCCATCGTGCGACTGTTCGCAACGGCGCCGGTTGTCTCACCAGTGGCTGATTTGCTGGCGATCTTCCCGCTGGTCTCCATTGTGTGGGGCAACCTGACGGCGATGCGTCAACCGTCGTTCCGCCGCATGATTGCCTATTCGTCCATCGCGCACGCGGGCTACCTGTTCTATGCGTTGCTTGGTGATGGCGAGGGACGGTTCCAGGCGGTGCTGTTCTATGTTGTTGCGTACGGAACGCTCAACGCATTGGCCTTCACGGCGCTGCCGGCCAGCGACAACGACGCCGAGCGCGATCGTCTGGACAATCTCAAGGGGCTGTGGCATCGCAATCCGTTCGCTGCCAGCGTGATCGCCATCGCGATGCTTTCCCTGGCAGGCATCCCGCCGTTCCCGGGCTTCGTGGCCAAGTTCCTGATCTTCAAGAACGTTCTGGCGGCTGGCTACACCACGTACGCCGTAATCGGTCTCATTGGCAGCTATCTGGGCATCTACTTCTACCTGCGCGTGATCCAGCTGATGTTCATGAGCGCGGACGCGACGGCGGCAACGGCGGATTCGGCGGTCGCGTACAGCGATCGACCAGCCGGCGTGTTCGCGCGCGGCGCGAGTCTGCTGTGTCTGGTCGCCATGCTGCTGCTGGCGATCTTCCCGGGGTGGATGCTGGAGCGGGTGTAG
- a CDS encoding NADH-quinone oxidoreductase subunit M, whose product MSESAMLNLVLFLPLLGIGMLMLVPADKPQVTRQLTLSMMVVQLALTAWLYMHFSSTAPGLQFETRVLWIDAWGVSYHIGLDGFNVLLVLLTAFLGPLVVAGAFSAIQKDVKLFYAMVFLIQFAMMGTFVSQDLFLFYLFWEAMLIPMFLLIGIWGGERRIYATIKFVLYTAFGSILMLAAMIYLVYSLQQTSGVISFAFADLYTARLPLQTQTLLLGAFVLSFAIKVPMVPLHTWLPDAHVEAPTAGSVILAGVMLKMGTYGFMKLGFPLFPDATHVFTPALMTLAVVSIIYGACLALVQNDIKKIIAYSSISHLGYVMLGLLSLDIIGIQGAIIQMVSHGLVAAGLFLMVGMIYERCHTRDLKAYGGLARLLPVYSVFFMVLTLASVGLPTTSGFTGEFLVLLGAFKAAWPLYVNGNAFPLILAALAVTGVVLGALYMLRFALGFLYGTAQAPHQPLSDLSGRERAILGILVIAVFALGLFPDSAMRNSEGAAKVYQQLVTTSRLPAGAAAEGAP is encoded by the coding sequence ATGTCTGAGTCCGCGATGCTCAATCTCGTGTTGTTCCTGCCGCTGCTGGGCATTGGCATGTTGATGTTGGTGCCCGCCGACAAGCCGCAGGTCACGCGACAGCTCACGCTGTCGATGATGGTGGTGCAGTTGGCGCTGACGGCGTGGCTGTACATGCATTTCTCCAGCACCGCACCCGGGCTGCAGTTCGAGACCCGTGTCCTGTGGATTGATGCCTGGGGCGTGTCCTATCACATCGGACTGGATGGCTTCAACGTGCTGCTGGTGCTGTTGACCGCGTTTCTGGGCCCCCTGGTGGTGGCCGGCGCGTTCAGTGCCATCCAGAAGGATGTGAAGCTGTTCTACGCGATGGTGTTCCTGATTCAGTTTGCGATGATGGGGACCTTCGTGTCGCAGGATCTCTTCCTGTTCTATCTGTTCTGGGAAGCGATGCTGATCCCCATGTTCCTGCTCATCGGCATCTGGGGCGGTGAGCGACGCATCTACGCCACCATCAAGTTCGTGCTGTATACGGCCTTCGGCAGCATCCTGATGCTGGCGGCGATGATCTACCTGGTGTATTCGCTGCAGCAGACGTCGGGCGTCATCTCCTTCGCCTTTGCCGACCTGTACACCGCGCGGTTGCCGTTGCAGACCCAAACGCTGCTGTTAGGTGCGTTCGTGCTGTCGTTTGCCATCAAGGTCCCGATGGTGCCCTTGCATACGTGGCTGCCCGATGCGCACGTGGAGGCGCCGACGGCGGGATCGGTGATCCTGGCCGGCGTGATGCTGAAGATGGGCACCTACGGATTCATGAAGCTGGGCTTTCCGCTCTTTCCGGATGCCACGCACGTGTTCACGCCAGCGCTCATGACGCTCGCCGTGGTGAGCATCATTTATGGCGCCTGCCTGGCGCTGGTGCAGAACGACATCAAGAAGATCATCGCGTACTCGTCCATCAGTCATCTGGGTTACGTGATGCTGGGCCTGCTGAGTCTGGACATCATCGGCATCCAGGGCGCCATCATCCAGATGGTCAGTCATGGACTGGTGGCGGCCGGCCTGTTCCTGATGGTGGGCATGATCTACGAGCGCTGCCATACGCGCGATCTCAAGGCGTATGGTGGATTGGCCAGACTGCTGCCGGTGTATTCGGTGTTCTTCATGGTGCTCACCCTGGCGTCGGTGGGCCTGCCCACCACCAGTGGATTCACGGGAGAGTTCCTGGTGCTGCTGGGCGCGTTCAAGGCCGCGTGGCCGTTGTACGTGAACGGCAATGCATTCCCGCTGATTCTCGCCGCGCTGGCCGTCACCGGCGTGGTCCTCGGCGCACTGTACATGCTGCGGTTTGCGCTGGGGTTTCTGTACGGAACGGCGCAGGCTCCGCATCAACCGCTGTCCGATCTCAGCGGACGCGAACGGGCCATTCTTGGCATCCTGGTGATTGCGGTGTTCGCGTTGGGTCTGTTCCCTGATAGCGCCATGCGCAATTCCGAAGGCGCGGCCAAGGTCTACCAACAGCTGGTGACGACATCGCGACTCCCGGCGGGCGCGGCGGCGGAGGGTGCACCATGA
- the nuoK gene encoding NADH-quinone oxidoreductase subunit NuoK, producing the protein MDSHQALLWLSIALFSLGLLGVIVRRNALIMLMCMELMLNGVNLSLITFLHRSAVAAGGVLVFLTFVVATAEIAIAIPIVLLLVRRKRSLDLDAYTDLKG; encoded by the coding sequence ATGGATAGTCATCAGGCGTTGCTCTGGCTGTCCATCGCGCTGTTCTCGCTGGGGCTGCTGGGTGTGATCGTGCGCCGCAATGCGCTGATCATGCTGATGTGCATGGAGCTGATGCTCAACGGCGTGAATCTGAGCCTCATCACCTTCCTGCATCGGAGTGCCGTGGCGGCGGGCGGTGTGCTGGTGTTCCTGACGTTCGTGGTGGCCACGGCCGAAATCGCCATCGCCATTCCCATTGTCCTGCTGCTGGTGCGCCGCAAGCGCAGCCTCGATCTGGACGCCTACACCGATCTCAAGGGATAG
- a CDS encoding NADH-quinone oxidoreductase subunit J, with the protein MLVLREPMRVAMALITTMVSLGAIYGLLGVHFIAAFQVLIYVGAVMVFMVYVIMLLEVREAPGNRRYSNLLIPGVLAFTMLVGVLGISVWRSLSPSALPAVPDGAVFGMGEFSTLFLRDYWLPFELTTVLLVAAIVAALAVVKVSRRSHG; encoded by the coding sequence ATGCTGGTCCTGCGGGAGCCCATGCGGGTGGCGATGGCGCTGATCACCACCATGGTGTCGCTCGGCGCGATCTACGGCTTGCTGGGTGTGCACTTCATTGCCGCCTTCCAAGTGCTCATCTATGTGGGCGCCGTGATGGTGTTCATGGTCTACGTGATCATGCTGCTGGAAGTGCGGGAAGCGCCGGGCAACCGCCGGTACTCGAACCTGCTGATCCCCGGCGTGCTGGCATTCACGATGCTGGTGGGTGTGCTGGGCATCAGCGTGTGGCGCTCGCTGTCCCCGTCGGCTTTGCCGGCGGTTCCCGATGGCGCCGTGTTCGGCATGGGCGAGTTCTCCACGCTGTTCCTGCGCGACTACTGGCTGCCATTCGAACTCACCACCGTGTTGCTGGTGGCGGCCATTGTGGCCGCGCTGGCCGTGGTGAAAGTGAGCCGGAGGTCGCATGGATAG
- a CDS encoding NADH-quinone oxidoreductase subunit I, which yields MTLWEKAYLPEILRGLSITTGIFLRNMARWITGRKGALTTYYPEEQRPDYAPRNRGKHILTQRPDGSPQCIACNMCATVCPAKVIEIEAGFDANDPAHPKFPVRFEIDYSRCVFCGLCIEACPEDAIRMVPATPGLPSTDRFNMWLTMDEMLTWNPHHDVAKPYPPKGGDPILRGDVSSTH from the coding sequence ATGACGTTGTGGGAGAAGGCGTACCTGCCGGAGATCCTGCGCGGTCTCTCCATTACCACGGGCATCTTCCTGCGCAACATGGCGCGCTGGATAACCGGGCGGAAAGGCGCGCTCACCACGTACTATCCGGAAGAACAACGCCCCGACTACGCGCCCCGCAACCGCGGCAAGCACATCCTCACGCAGCGCCCTGACGGTTCGCCGCAGTGCATTGCGTGCAACATGTGCGCGACCGTATGTCCGGCCAAGGTCATTGAAATCGAGGCTGGATTCGACGCCAACGATCCGGCGCACCCGAAGTTCCCGGTGCGCTTCGAGATTGACTATTCGCGGTGTGTCTTCTGCGGGCTGTGCATTGAGGCCTGTCCGGAAGACGCCATTCGCATGGTTCCCGCCACGCCGGGGCTCCCGTCGACAGACCGCTTCAACATGTGGCTGACGATGGACGAGATGCTCACCTGGAACCCTCACCACGACGTCGCCAAGCCCTATCCCCCCAAGGGCGGCGACCCGATTCTGCGAGGCGACGTATCCTCGACTCACTGA
- a CDS encoding NADH-quinone oxidoreductase subunit H, with translation MLPDLVIAAIFMGASIGVLMGFGGLLTWVERKQAAVMADRIGANRAYIRVPFTKIKLVWMGLFHGMADGMKMLLKEDFKPRTYDQLAYTLAPYIVFSPVLLVFAVIPFGGILDPGKIIPALAPWFGGRTYPMQIANLNAGLLVVFAFSGLTILGTMLAGWSSDNKFSLLGGLRAGSQMISYELVMGLTVLGLILIFGTVDLRGMVQQQSGMIWGVLPAWGLFYQPFAAILFLTAAIAENKRIPFDLPEAESELVSGYYTEYSAMKMGLFMFAEFIEIAIVAALFTTLFLGGYNLPFMNDAGFTFPGGHVVAMSHGLVVLMQLAVFLAKVAFMCVFQIQIRWSLPRFRYDQMLMFAWKFLLPLTLINLSVTAVIVWLTQGTMP, from the coding sequence ATGCTTCCCGATCTGGTGATTGCCGCGATCTTCATGGGCGCCTCGATTGGTGTGCTGATGGGATTTGGCGGTTTGCTGACGTGGGTGGAACGCAAGCAGGCGGCGGTGATGGCGGATCGCATCGGGGCGAATCGCGCGTACATCCGTGTGCCGTTCACCAAGATCAAGCTGGTGTGGATGGGGCTGTTCCACGGCATGGCCGACGGCATGAAAATGCTGTTGAAGGAAGACTTCAAGCCGCGCACGTACGACCAGCTGGCCTACACCCTGGCGCCGTACATCGTGTTCTCGCCGGTGTTGCTGGTATTTGCGGTCATCCCGTTCGGCGGCATCCTCGATCCGGGCAAGATCATTCCGGCGTTGGCGCCGTGGTTTGGCGGACGCACGTATCCGATGCAGATCGCCAACCTGAATGCCGGCTTGCTGGTGGTGTTCGCGTTCAGCGGACTCACCATCTTGGGCACGATGCTGGCCGGGTGGAGTTCCGACAACAAGTTCTCCTTGCTGGGCGGCTTGCGCGCCGGCTCGCAGATGATCTCGTATGAGCTGGTGATGGGACTCACCGTGCTGGGATTGATCCTGATCTTCGGCACGGTGGATCTGCGCGGCATGGTGCAGCAGCAGTCGGGGATGATCTGGGGCGTGCTGCCGGCGTGGGGCCTGTTCTACCAACCGTTCGCGGCCATTCTGTTCCTGACCGCCGCGATCGCCGAGAACAAGCGCATCCCGTTCGACCTGCCGGAAGCGGAATCGGAGCTCGTGTCGGGCTACTACACCGAATACAGCGCCATGAAGATGGGGCTGTTCATGTTCGCCGAGTTCATCGAAATCGCCATTGTGGCGGCGTTGTTCACGACGCTGTTCCTGGGCGGGTACAATCTGCCGTTCATGAATGACGCCGGCTTCACCTTTCCGGGCGGACACGTGGTGGCCATGAGCCACGGCCTGGTGGTGCTGATGCAACTGGCGGTGTTTCTGGCCAAGGTGGCGTTCATGTGCGTGTTCCAGATCCAGATACGCTGGTCGCTGCCGCGCTTCCGCTATGACCAGATGCTGATGTTCGCGTGGAAGTTCCTGTTGCCGCTGACGCTGATCAACCTCTCGGTCACGGCCGTCATTGTGTGGCTCACGCAGGGCACCATGCCATGA
- a CDS encoding (2Fe-2S)-binding protein produces MIEFFINGEPVQAETGQTVMQAAVAAGIDIPSFCWHPKLSVPGNCRICMVEVEAEGGAWFDISCNMPVTKGMRVLTDSEKVKELRKDTMQFITLNHPVDCGICNKSGECMLQDHHFAYNGMPSLSRDPKTHATKFYPLSERIMLDNERCIMCSRCVRFTAEISKSHALGVQNRGDHSLIRPAADVNFDDDAYSDNVIDICPVGALLSRELLDHARVWYLKATPSVCPGCERGCSINIWHRKPEWKLQALDPHLNTRIDRITPLENPAVNGPWVCNKARDLAKIFERERAVRSMVNGAAADLDSAIRAAADLIGSAKRAVALVSSWGSNEELAAFHAALGPSFTSYVKADHVPQPGERIEDDVLIKPDKNPNGAAARAMYPVLPANVGQAIPADTDLVFVWGEGAPFAAIPDSAKVVLLTSYALPENARADVLIPISVQTERDGHYTNFAGTVTGFERCFAKQPGVADAQSLFEAIFSASAHLAGAR; encoded by the coding sequence ATGATTGAGTTCTTCATCAACGGGGAGCCCGTGCAGGCCGAGACCGGCCAGACGGTGATGCAGGCTGCCGTGGCCGCCGGAATCGACATTCCGTCCTTCTGCTGGCATCCGAAGCTGTCCGTGCCCGGGAACTGCCGCATCTGCATGGTGGAAGTGGAAGCCGAGGGTGGCGCCTGGTTCGACATCTCGTGCAACATGCCGGTGACCAAGGGCATGCGCGTGCTCACGGATTCCGAGAAGGTGAAGGAACTGCGGAAGGACACGATGCAGTTCATCACGCTCAATCATCCGGTGGATTGCGGCATCTGCAACAAGTCGGGCGAGTGCATGCTGCAGGATCACCACTTTGCGTACAACGGCATGCCGTCGTTGTCGCGCGATCCGAAAACGCACGCCACCAAGTTCTACCCGTTGTCCGAGCGCATCATGCTGGACAACGAGCGTTGCATCATGTGCTCGCGCTGCGTGCGGTTCACGGCCGAGATCTCCAAGAGTCATGCGCTGGGCGTGCAGAATCGCGGCGATCACTCGCTGATTCGCCCGGCCGCCGACGTGAATTTCGATGACGATGCCTACTCGGACAACGTGATCGACATCTGTCCGGTGGGCGCGCTGCTCTCGCGCGAATTGCTCGATCATGCCCGGGTCTGGTATCTCAAGGCCACGCCGTCGGTGTGCCCGGGGTGCGAGCGCGGCTGCAGCATCAACATCTGGCACCGCAAACCGGAGTGGAAGCTGCAGGCGCTTGATCCGCACCTGAACACGCGCATCGATCGCATCACGCCGCTGGAGAATCCGGCCGTGAACGGTCCTTGGGTGTGCAACAAGGCCCGCGACCTGGCGAAGATCTTCGAGCGCGAGCGCGCGGTCCGTTCGATGGTGAACGGCGCCGCGGCGGACCTGGATTCGGCCATTCGCGCCGCGGCCGATCTCATCGGGTCTGCGAAGCGCGCAGTGGCGCTGGTGTCGAGCTGGGGCTCCAACGAGGAGCTCGCGGCATTCCATGCGGCCCTGGGGCCGTCGTTCACGAGCTACGTGAAAGCCGACCACGTGCCGCAGCCGGGCGAACGGATCGAGGATGACGTCCTCATCAAGCCGGACAAGAATCCCAATGGTGCGGCCGCGCGGGCGATGTATCCGGTGCTGCCCGCCAATGTCGGGCAGGCCATTCCGGCCGACACCGATCTGGTGTTTGTCTGGGGCGAGGGCGCGCCGTTCGCGGCGATTCCGGACTCGGCGAAGGTGGTGTTGCTGACATCGTATGCCCTGCCCGAAAACGCCCGCGCCGATGTGCTGATCCCGATCAGCGTGCAAACGGAGCGTGACGGGCACTACACCAATTTTGCGGGTACGGTCACCGGGTTTGAGCGGTGCTTCGCGAAGCAGCCTGGCGTGGCCGATGCCCAATCGCTGTTCGAGGCCATCTTCTCGGCGTCGGCCCATCTGGCGGGGGCGCGATAA